A single genomic interval of Corvus cornix cornix isolate S_Up_H32 chromosome 1, ASM73873v5, whole genome shotgun sequence harbors:
- the PCF11 gene encoding pre-mRNA cleavage complex 2 protein Pcf11, which translates to MSAPESSAGSSEAREDACRDYQSSLEDLTFNSKPHINMLTILAEENVPFAKDIVSLIEAQIAKAPASEKLPVMYLMDSIVKNVGREYLTAFTKNLVATFICVFEKVDENTRKSLFKLRSTWDDIFPLKKLYALDVRVNSLDPAWPIKPLPPNVNTSSIHVNPKFLNKSPEESNAPTSAVTSGASTPPAVPEIQKNLTQEQLIRQQLLAKQKQLLELQQKKLELELEQTKAQLAVSLSVQHGSSSIASVPAPSKQHISPTPHMTVKPPHQTAVQSEKNKPSPSPPLHDIKIVNRDPRLNRMGQHSSHTKDQSHRKEFSASVTSQSETKANKTAQVEKQNSTRSEKSKASEKTQKKELEQSKAKSKSPSPLKNKLPDTKDSKSQECESTKVSDISKRDPRLKRHLQDKSEGKEEEVKEKRRSTEKKEKEEHKTCEHRPVGSRNKVINGAVQKQDTTTEESEKQGGKQGRSSSRKRSRSRSPKARSPSTHSPKRRERRSPKRRLRSLSPTSSTPKIGKIRQIGPKQSHVEEGTQAARDERNSNKRNVKQEVRDPRRLKKAQEERPQETATQHSAKASPDPKENAENWQGSKSGKRWKSGWEESKNSQQNDEHQALVKSPHQRHRENWPASKGILSPRAPKQQHRLSVDANLQIPKELTSASKRELLKKANDRLTSGEITQDEFLMVAHQIRQLFQYQEGKHRCNVWDSPTEEKCGLKKKPLLSDAELTYYEHKAKLKRTQVQHSLSRLDLLDPEDILDYHIPDALLSGIECEQAKAKRGVQFDRKEAFAERSRRHSPVSGTTRPFAENLSPLESRRRLEDQRATKGARGSDPYDSWGESDEFRDALRQQGKSTAEFQKIDGDALCRFDNREERQLLGQAGVREEPRSPFSERFKRARYEDPEKAPFPESPGSRFGGIEAKQRISALMEDRPLFDGSPRPTAARVGVDGQGSPFVDGPAAGSSSRIDGPAGQAAMRFEGPLVGAGASQFDGPMAGAGGAGALRFDGPPGQLAGALRFEGPPGQVGGGGPLRFEGPLGPLRFEGPAGQPVGGPRFEGPGVGLRFEGPHGQPSGGLRFEGPHGQPMGPRGQPGGGLRFEGPHGQPLGPHGQPGGGLRFEGPHLQPLGPHGQPGGGLRFEGPHGQPMGPHGPSSGGLRFEGPHGPSGGGLRLEGPRGQPGLGPRLIDGPVHQGAGGLRFDGPLGRAGPRFDGCHGAGFDGQPGQLSLLQRFDGIHGQPGPRLAPGQQAQARFETAIPQRFDGPHQPASRFDLPLGLQGARFENVANHPASRLEMSPYGQGGPFVEHPGQGYNGPAHGMQFQRPDIFDGSPGPNFNGPAGPGGQNFPLRAAGHYFEEKGLQGPQYGNFSNMPMGSNQVSLMSAQPGPYGQGQQYLPNPGSFVQNPAGALPHSYPDNHLGQVDVNELFAKLLKTGILKLSKTDSTSAQANETSAQPTAEEEDDDQNEDQNVPDLTNFIVEELRQRYDSVINRLYTGIQCYSCGMRFTTSQTDVYADHLDWHYRQNRTEKDVSRKITHRRWYYSLTDWIEFEEIADLEERAKSQFFEKAHEEVVLKTQEAAKEKEFQSVPAGPAGAVESCEICQEQFEQYWDEEEEEWHLKNAIRVDEKIYHPSCYEDYQNTSSFDCTPSPSKTPSENPLNIMLDIVKQETEESCDSPKIKEEPEDTPPACAEESTPASTEIKTEPEESV; encoded by the exons ATGTCGGCCCCGGAGAGCAGCGCTGGCAGCAGCGAGGCCCGGGAGGACGCGTGCCGCGACTACCAGTCTTCGCTGGAGGACCTGACGTTCAACAGCAAGCCGCACATCAACATGCTGACCATCCTGGCCGAGGAGAACGTGCCCTTCGCCAAGGACATCGTCTCCCTGATCGAGGCGCAAATCGCCAAG GCTCCTGCATCAGAGAAGCTACCCGTTATGTACCTAATGGATTCCATTGTCAAGAATGTGGGAAGAGAGTATCTCACTGCATTTACTAAAAACCTAGTTGCAacatttatttgtgtatttgaaAAG gTGGATGAAAATACTaggaaaagtttatttaaattacGCTCCACATGGgatgatatttttcctttgaagaaacTATATGCACTTGATGTCAGAGTCAACTCATTAGATCCTGCCTGGCCAATTAAACCTCTGCCCCCAAATGTGAATACTTCTAGCATCCATGTGAATCctaagtttttaaataaatcg cCAGAGGAATCTAATGCACCTACCTCTGCTGTTACTTCTGGTGCCTCTACTCCTCCAGCTGTTcctgaaatacaaaagaattTGACACAGGAGCAACTGATAAGGCAGCAATTGcttgcaaagcaaaagcagttgTTAGAACTTCAGCAAAAAAAACtagagctggagctggaacaGACTAAAGCACAGTTG GCTGTATCTCTTAGTGTTCAGCACGGATCATCTAGTATAGCTTCAGTTCCAGCACCTTCCAAGCAACACATTTCTCCCACACCTCATATGACAGTAAAGCCACCTCATCAGACTGCTGtgcaatctgaaaaaaacaaaccatccCCAAGTCCTCCACTTCATGATATCAAAATAGTAAACAGGGATCCTCGGCTTAATAGGATGGGCCAACATTCTTCTCATACTAAGGATCAATCTCATAGGAAAGAATTTTCAGCAAGTGTAACCAGTCAGTCTGAGACCAAGGCGAACAAAACAGCACAGGTTGAAAAACAGAACTCAACAAggtcagaaaaatcaaaagcaagtgaaaaaacccagaagaaagAACTTGAACAGTCCAAAGCAAAATCTAAATCGCCATCCCCTTTGAAAAATAAGCTGCCTGATACTAAAGATAGTAAAAGCCAGGAATGTGAAAGCACTAAGGTTTCTGACATCAGTAAGCGGGATCCAAGACTGAAAAGACATCTTCAAGATAAGtcagaggggaaggaagaggaggtcaaagaaaagaggagaagtacagagaagaaggaaaaggaggagcaTAAGACATGTGAACATAGACCAGTGGGGAGCAGAAATAAAGTGATTAATGGTGCTGTTCAGAAACAAGACACGACTACAGAGGAGTCAGAAAAACAGGgtggaaaacaaggaagatCAAGTAGTAGAAAACGGTCACGATCACGCTCTCCTAAGGCAAGATCACCATCTACACATTCTCCAAAAAGACGAGAGAGGAGATCACCTAAAAGAAGACTTCGGAGTTTATCTCCTACTTCATCAACTCCTAAAATTGGAAAGATACGTCAGATAGGCCCTAAGCAGTCTCATGTTGAAGAAGGCACACAAGCAGCTAGAGATGAAAGAAATTCTAATAAGAGAAATGTTAAACAAGAGGTGCGTGATCCAAGGAGATTGAAAAAAGCCCAAGAAGAAAGACCCCAAGAGACAGCCACCCAGCATTCTGCAAAAGCTTCTCCAGATCCAAAGGAGAACGCAGAAAACTGGCAAGGATCCAAATCAGGCAAGAGATGGAAATCTGGTTgggaagaaagtaaaaa CTCACAGCAGAATGATGAACACCAAGCACTTGTTAAATCCCCTCACCAAAGACACCGGGAAAACTGGCCTGCTAGTAAAGGAATTTTATCACCCCGAgcaccaaagcagcagcaccgGTTAAGTGTGGATGCCAATTTACAGATTCCCAAAGAATTGACATCTGCAAGTAAAAGAGAATTACTTAAGAAG GCTAATGACCGCTTAACATCTGGTGAAATAACACAGGATGAGTTCCTCATGGTAGCTCATCAGATCCGACAGCTGTTCCAGTATCAGGAAGGAAAGCACAGATGTAATGTCTGGGATAGCcctacagaggaaaaatgtggtttaaaaaagaaacctcttCTGTCGGATGCAGAATTAACATATTATGAACATAAAGCTAAACTAAAAAGGACACAAGTTCAGCATTCATTGTCAAGGCTTGATCTGTTGGATCCCGAGGATATTTTGGATTATCATATACCTGATGCATTGCTTTCTGGAATAGAATGTGAGCAGGCAAAAGCCAAGCGTGGGGTACAGTTTGacagaaaagaagcatttgCAGAAAGATCAAGGAGACATTCTCCTGTAAGTGGCACTACAAGACCTTTTGCCGAAAACCTGTCACCACTTGAGAGTCGACGAAGACTTGAAGACCAGCGTGCTACTAAAGGAGCAAGAGGTTCTGATCCTTACGACAGCTGGGGAGAATCGGATGAATTTAGAGATGCTCTCAGACAACAGGGGAAAAGTACAGCAGAGTTCCAGAAAATAGATGGAGATGCACTCTGTAGGTTTGATAATCGTGAAGAAAGACAGCTTCTTGGGCAAGCTG gTGTTCGAGAGGAACCAAGGTCACCATTCAGTGAACGTTTCAAAAGAGCCAGGTATGAAGATCCAGAGAAAGCACCATTTCCAGAAAGTCCAGGATCAAGATTTGGAGGTATTGAAGCAAAGCAGAGGATAAGCGCACTGATGGAAGACAGACCTCTGTTTGATGGCTCACCTAGACCGACTGCTGCAAGGGTTGGAGTAGATGGACAAGGAAGTCCTTTTGTTGATGGTCCTGCTGCTGGTTCAAGTTCCAGAATTGATGGGCCAGCTGGACAGGCTGCTATGAGATTTGAGGGGCCTTTGGTGGGGGCAGGTGCATCTCAGTTTGATGGACCaatggcaggagcagggggagctgGAGCCCTAAGATTTGATGGGCCACcagggcagctggcaggggcCCTGAGGTTTGAAGGACCTCCAGGCCAGGTTGGTGGAGGAGGTCCACTACGGTTTGAGGGACCTCTTGGGCCTTTGCGGTTTGAGGGGCCTGCGGGGCAGCCTGTAGGTGGTCCTAGATTTGAAGGACCTGGAGTTGGTCTCAGGTTTGAGGGTCCTCATGGTCAGCCTTCAGGTGGTCTCAGGTTTGAGGGACCTCATGGTCAACCTATGGGGCCTCGGGGTCAACCAGGGGGTGGTCTCAGGTTTGAGGGACCCCATGGTCAGCCCTTGGGGCCTCATGGTCAACCAGGGGGTGGCCTCAGGTTTGAGGGGCCACATTTACAGCCATTGGGGCCCCATGGACAACCTGGAGGTGGCCTCAGATTTGAGGGGCCACATGGTCAGCCCATGGGGCCACATGGACCGTCAAGTGGTGGGCTCAGGTTTGAGGGGCCACACGGACCATCAGGTGGTGGGCTGAGATTGGAAGGACCACGTGGTCAGCCAGGTCTAGGTCCTAGGCTAATTGATGGACCAGTACACCAGGGAGCTGGTGGACTTAGATTTGATGGTCCTCTTGGTCGGGCTGGTCCGAGATTTGATGGCTGTCATGGAGCTGGATTTGATGGTCAGCCTGGACAGCTGTCTCTCCTGCAAAGATTTGATGGAATTCATGGACAGCCTGGTCCAAGGTTGGCACCTGGCCAACAGGCACAAGCAAGATTTGAAACAGCCATACCTCAAAGATTTGATGGACCTCACCAGCCAGCTTCTAGGTTTGACTTGCCCCTTGGCCTTCAGGGTGCACGTTTTGAAAATGTAGCTAACCATCCTGCCTCAAGACTAGAAATGTCACCATATGGACAAGGTGGTCCTTTTGTTGAACATCCTGGCCAGGGCTACAATGGACCAGCTCATGGAATGCAGTTCCAGAGACCTGATATATTTGATGGTTCACCTGGACCAAATTTCAATGGGCCAGCTGGCCCAGGAGGACAGAACTTCCCACTGAGAGCAGCTGGACAttactttgaagaaaaaggtCTTCAGGGTCCTCAGTATGGAAATTTCAGTAATATGCCAATGGGAAGTAATCAG GTTTCTCTCATGTCTGCTCAACCAGGACCTTATGGCCAAGGTCAGCAGTATTTGCCAAATCCTGGAAGTTTTGTCCAGAACCCTGCAG GAGCCCTTCCCCATTCATATCCTGATAACCACCTTGGACAGGTTGATGTGAATGAATTGTTTGCTAAACTGCTGAAAACAGGGATCCTCAAATTGTCTAAAACTGATTCCACTTCAGCAC AAGCAAATGAAACATCAGCCCAGCCGACTGCTGAAGAAGAAGATGATGATCAGAATGAAGATCAGAATGTTCCAGACCTCACTAACTTCATAGTTGAAGAACTTAGACA GCGTTATGATAGTGTTATAAATCGACTGTACACTGGAATTCAGTGTTACTCCTGTGGAATGAGGTTCACTACTTCACAGACAGATGTCTATGCAGATCATTTAGATTGGCATTACCGCCAGAACCGGACAGAAAAAGATGTTAGCAGAAAAATTACACACAGGAGATGGTACTACAGTTTAACA GACTGGATTGAATTTGAAGAAATAGCAGATCTAGAGGAGCGTGCTAAAAGCCAGTTCTTTGAAAAAGCTCACGAAGAGGTTGTGTTGAAGACACAGGAAGCTGCGAAAGAGAAGGAGTTTCAGAGTGTCCCAGCTGGACCAGCTGGAGCGGTTGAG AGCTGCGAAATTTGCCAAGAACAATTTGAACAGTATtgggatgaggaagaggaagagtgGCACCTGAAGAATGCTATCAGGGTAGATGAAAAG atttaCCATCCATCTTGTTATGAAGATTACCAAAAT ACATCATCATTCGATTGCACACCGTCTCCCAGCAAGACTCCTTCAGAAAATCCACTAAATATAATGTTGGACATTGTTaaacaagaaacagaagagtCCTGTGACTCACCTAAAATCAAAGAAGAACCTGAGGACACACCTCCAGCCTGTGCAGAAGAGAGCACACCTGCATctacagaaatcaaaacagaacCTGAGGAGTCTGTTTAA